The DNA segment TTGACCCCGGCGGTTCAGGTGCTCGACGTTGAACTTCAGGCAGCCAATGGGGCATGGGTACGGCTGCGCGACGAGGGAGGCTCACTCTCCTACTACGTGATGCACACCCGAGTTCTGATCGGCCGCACCGATCGTCCGCTTTGGGATTGGATCGACGGCACGGTTCGGCAATCTCTGCGGCGGCTACGTGGCACACCAGCCGAGTTCAGCGCGAAGTTCCCACCAGCCACCCGAGTCCGTCTGCCGCACAACGATGGGGAGTTCAACTCGTCAGAGGTGCGGTTCAAGTCCGCCATTGTCGAAGCGCGGGTGATGCGGGACCCTATGGACCCTTCTTTGGTGCCCAAGGTCTACTCGTGGCGCGATGAACTGGAGGGGACCGAGCGGAAGCTGGCTCCGCATCCGATGGCGCTTGGCCACGAGACGGTGATGACTGGTGGGAAGTTCTACGTGAATCCGATGCCGTTCTACTACTACTGCCGGGCGGTCACGAACGGGATGGCTCGCCTCGTGCTCTTGGAGTCCTACCAGCATGGAACTCTGATCCGAGCCGAGCTTGACCAAGAGGCGAAGTACGCCCACTTCTACGTCGAGGTGAAGGATCGGCCGACGTTGAAGCGGCTCCGATACCTGCTGGCCGACTATGACCGCCTGGACGCCGAGCACGAGGCGAAAAAACGGCGGAAGGCGCAAGGCCCTGAGAGCCCCAGCTTGTGACCCCGCTGTGACCCACCAATAGAAAAGGGCCGGTAAAAACCGGCCCTAGAAGCGAGGCGGACGGGACTCGAACCCGCAACCACCGGATCGACAGCACGATCCTGATGACGAAATTCCCCCTCCCACGTGA comes from the Phycisphaeraceae bacterium genome and includes:
- a CDS encoding restriction endonuclease, yielding MDQENLPESAEPKWKQFERLVTAIHKAEAKGGKVTWNDSIDGRQFDATIRFEHALYSYLTVIECKDTARAVPVDDVEAFVTKSRGAGANKAVMVSSSGYQEGCYKVARENRIGLYTLTELDEAPEGYLTDDLTPAVQVLDVELQAANGAWVRLRDEGGSLSYYVMHTRVLIGRTDRPLWDWIDGTVRQSLRRLRGTPAEFSAKFPPATRVRLPHNDGEFNSSEVRFKSAIVEARVMRDPMDPSLVPKVYSWRDELEGTERKLAPHPMALGHETVMTGGKFYVNPMPFYYYCRAVTNGMARLVLLESYQHGTLIRAELDQEAKYAHFYVEVKDRPTLKRLRYLLADYDRLDAEHEAKKRRKAQGPESPSL